The Budorcas taxicolor isolate Tak-1 chromosome 2, Takin1.1, whole genome shotgun sequence genome window below encodes:
- the PVRIG gene encoding transmembrane protein PVRIG: protein MDRPRALGLLWALLTLCLTAGTPEVWLQVQREATEASFTVRCGFLGSGSISLVTVSYGGPDGAGGTMLAVLHPVFGTKKWTAACQARWETSTSVSLTLERAPTAGRGSSSNTTFCCKFTSFPEGSQEACGNLSLSTDQELPAPSPAPVLRADLAGILGVSGVLLSGCIYLLYLLRRQRHWSVMKLQPPRHSSPQTDGRASAAGQASLTSFHVPSAAVAATTTNYFSPATLHPVPPPQPLPGWVPLPPNAARRPQSPGAWAPPPASARSSFVSVENRLYAQTEKRPLHARADRIPLPDRLGRRAALGPSGVR, encoded by the exons ATGGACAGGCCCCGGGCTCTGGGCCTGCTCTGGGCGCTGCTGACTCTCTGCCTCACGGCTG GGACTCCGGAGGTGTGGCTGCAGGTTCAGAGGGAGGCCACCGAGGCCTCCTTCACCGTCCGCTGTGGATTCCTGGGCTCGGGCTCCATCTCCCTGGTGACTGTGAGCTACGGGGGCCCCGACGGTGCTGGGGGGACCATGCTGGCTGTGCTGCACCCCGTATTCGGCACCAAGAAATGGACAGCTGCCTGCCAGGCCCGCTGGGAAACCAGTACCAGCGTCTCCCTCACCTTGGAAAGGGCTCCCACGGCAGGGAGGGGCTCCAGTTCCAACACCACCTTCTGCTGCAAGTTCACTTCCTTCCCTGAGGGCTCCCAGGAGGCCTGTGGGAATCTGTCCCTCAGCACAGACCAAG AGCTCCCTGCTCCCAGTCCAGCCCCCGTGCTGCGGGCCGACCTGGCTGGGATCCTGGGCGTCTCGGGGGTCCTCCTCTCTGGCTGCATCTACCTTCTCTACCTCCTGCGTCGGCAGAGGCACTG GTCGGTCATGAAGCTTCAGCCGCCGAGACACAGCAGCCCCCAGACAGACGGGAGAGCCAGT GCAGCCGGCCAAGCCTCCCTGACCTCCTTCCACGTCCCCTCCGCCGCCGTCGCCGCCACGACCACCAACTACTTCAGCCCGGCAACCCTGCACCcggtccccccaccccagccactgcCCGGGTGGGTGCCGCTCCCCCCCAACGCCGCGCGCCGACCCCAGAGCCCCGGCGCCTGGGCGCCCCCGCCGGCCTCCGCGCGCAGCAGCTTCGTCTCGGTCGAGAACCGACTCTACGCTCAGACGGAAAAGCGGCCGCTCCACGCCCGCGCCGACCGCATCCCGCTCCCGGACCGTCTGGGGCGCAGAGCCGCTTTGGGGCCTTCAGGAGTGCGATGA